The Candidatus Berkiella aquae sequence TTGCCAGAACCTGTCGTCCCAACAAAGCCCACCGTGGTATTTTTAGCAATGTGTATGCTGATATCGTTAATAGCGGCTTGTTGCGTATTAGGGTAAGCAAAAGCGATATTCTTTAGCGCAATACTGTTACTGAAATGTAGCTGTGAAAGGGTTTGGCTTTGCCAATCTAACGAAAGATGTTTTTCCTTGAGGGCATTGCTTAAAATTTCCAGCGATTGCGCATGAAATTTGACTAAGCTTAATCCTGTAAATACCTGTTGCATAGGAGGGAGCAATCGATACCCTGCCAAAGCATATAAAGCCAGCAGTGGCAATAATTGTGAAATATCAGCCTTCACTTTCATCAAATAAATGACAATAAGTAAAATACCCGCAAAAGCGATTGCTTCGACCGTATAACGCGTTAATTGTGGAATAATGTAACTGACAGATTCAACCTTGGCATATTTTTCGGCAACCTGGCGAAATTTTGTCAGGAAAGCCCCTTCTCGCTTTAAAACTTTTATCTCTTTAATAACGCCCAAGGTTTCATTCACAATCTGATATTGTTTAGCATTAATTAAAGAAGCGATTGAACCTGCTCTTGCCATTTTTCGGCTAAGTAGCAAATAAAAGCCAACATATGCCCCGCCTAAGACGCTACTGACTGATAATGCCAAAATAGGATCAACAAACATCAACAACACAAAAATACAAACTATGACCAATAATTTGGTAATCGCCTGCATGCCATTAATCAATACACCCAAAATGACTTTAAAAACATCGGATAAGATGGTTTTGGTCATTTCCGAACGATTATTCGTTAGATAAAAAGCGTAGGGCTCTAATAAGTATTGCTTGAGTAGACGCGTTGATAACTTTCCACCTTGAGAAAAGCTAAAGCGCATCAAAAGCCACAACATGATAGCAGAAAAAATATTCCCTAAAATCACAAAGGCAAAAACAGTAACCCCTAAGAAGGCCATGAAACGATGTTCACTGCCTAAATCAAGAAACTGGTAAAAATGATGAAGGTGAGCATTGTTATGAATGATTTCAGGTTGCGAGACAACCGCAACAAAAGGTGCAATCGAGGCCACGCAGGCCATTTCGACCAACCCCACCAACAAAAAACCAAGCAATAGTCCCAATAGCTTTTTTTTATCTTTCGTATCAAAGAAAGAAAGCATTTTGCGTATGATTTTCATCATACACTGACTGCTCTTGAGGGTGATGTCAGGGTTTTTTCTTGGAAAAGACGGTATGCAAGCGCTAATCCCTCAACTAAGGGTGTATTGGAACGCCAGCCTAAAGCGTGGATTTTATCAACACACAATAGTTTTCTGGGCGTGCCATCGGGTTTGGAAGTATCAAAATGCAGCTTTCCTTCAAAGCCCACCACTTTGGCAATCAGATGGGCAAGTTCGGCGATAGTTAAATCTTCGCCACAACCAATATTGATAATTGGCGCAATCTCTGTAGAACTGACTAGCGGGATAAAATGTTCATCCGGTAAATTCATGAGGAAAACGCAAGCATCTGCCAAGTCATCACTATATAAAAATTCTCGTTTAGGGGTTCCAGTTCCCCAAACAACCATCTCAGAATCACCTGCGATTTTTGCTTCATGCATTTTGCGAATTAAGGCAGGAATCACATGGGATGTTTTCAGATCGTAATTATCACCGGGACCAAATAAATTGGTAGGCATCACCGCTAAGTATTGTGTGCCAAACTGTCGATTAAATGCCCAACACATTTCAATGCCTGCAATTTTCGCTAAGGCATAGGGACGATTGGTCGGCTCAAGTGGACCTGTCAGCAAATATTCTTCAAGAATCGGTTGTGGGCATTGACGAGGATAAATACACGATGATCCTAAAAATAATAATCGTTTAACGTGATTATCTTTAGCCTCTAAAATGACGTTATTCTGAATCTGTAAATTCTGTAAAATAAAATCTGCGGGAAGATTATCATTTGCCCAAATACCACCCACCTTGGCGGCGGCCAACAATACATAATCTGGTTTTTGTTGTGCAAAAAATTGCTTAACCGCGACAGGATCGGTTAAATCTAATTCTGCATGAGTGCGAGTGATAATATGCCGATAGCCCTTTGAACGTAGCGCCTTAACCAAGGCGCTACCGACAAGTCCTGAATGCCCTGCCACATAGATTTTGTCATCATGTTTCATAAATTATTCTTGATACTCAAATACTTTAAAGCCTTCTTTTTGGCAGAGTGCATCTTTTTGCGCTAATTTAAAATCTTCGACAACCATCTCTTTCACTAAGGCTTCAAAAGAAATTTTAGGAGTCCAGCCTAATTTGTGTTTTGCTTT is a genomic window containing:
- a CDS encoding ATP-binding cassette domain-containing protein, yielding MMKIIRKMLSFFDTKDKKKLLGLLLGFLLVGLVEMACVASIAPFVAVVSQPEIIHNNAHLHHFYQFLDLGSEHRFMAFLGVTVFAFVILGNIFSAIMLWLLMRFSFSQGGKLSTRLLKQYLLEPYAFYLTNNRSEMTKTILSDVFKVILGVLINGMQAITKLLVIVCIFVLLMFVDPILALSVSSVLGGAYVGFYLLLSRKMARAGSIASLINAKQYQIVNETLGVIKEIKVLKREGAFLTKFRQVAEKYAKVESVSYIIPQLTRYTVEAIAFAGILLIVIYLMKVKADISQLLPLLALYALAGYRLLPPMQQVFTGLSLVKFHAQSLEILSNALKEKHLSLDWQSQTLSQLHFSNSIALKNIAFAYPNTQQAAINDISIHIAKNTTVGFVGTTGSGKTTTVDIILGLLIPTIGQIEIDGEPLSLALLNRWQQNLGYVPQSIYLTDDSVMNNIAIGVPPELINEEAVVRAAKLANLHDFITQEMAQGYNTCVGEGGIRLSGGQRQRIGIARALYHDPEVLIFDEATSALDGETEQVIIKSIKELAKQKTIIIIAHRLTTVKDCDCIYFFEKGKIIDQGTFADLANNNSKFRKIANLA
- a CDS encoding NAD-dependent epimerase/dehydratase family protein, whose amino-acid sequence is MKHDDKIYVAGHSGLVGSALVKALRSKGYRHIITRTHAELDLTDPVAVKQFFAQQKPDYVLLAAAKVGGIWANDNLPADFILQNLQIQNNVILEAKDNHVKRLLFLGSSCIYPRQCPQPILEEYLLTGPLEPTNRPYALAKIAGIEMCWAFNRQFGTQYLAVMPTNLFGPGDNYDLKTSHVIPALIRKMHEAKIAGDSEMVVWGTGTPKREFLYSDDLADACVFLMNLPDEHFIPLVSSTEIAPIINIGCGEDLTIAELAHLIAKVVGFEGKLHFDTSKPDGTPRKLLCVDKIHALGWRSNTPLVEGLALAYRLFQEKTLTSPSRAVSV